Proteins found in one Micropterus dolomieu isolate WLL.071019.BEF.003 ecotype Adirondacks linkage group LG10, ASM2129224v1, whole genome shotgun sequence genomic segment:
- the slc25a29 gene encoding mitochondrial basic amino acids transporter isoform X1 gives MRLVCRKQEEEEEEQEVERAPALSVNAIQVHGGAAGVLVGHPFDTVKVRLQVQRVDKPLYRGTYHCFQSIIRQESVFGLYKGIGSPMMGLTFINAIVFGVQGNTMRLLAHDTPMNQFLAGAAAGAIQCVICCPMELAKTRMQMQGTGEKKSSRKLYKNSLDCLARIYNREGLRGINRGMVTTLIRETPGFGVYFLAYDVLTRSLGCEPDDRYMIPKLLFAGGMAGIASWLSTYPVDVIKSRLQADGVGGVNQYSGIADCVRQSVRREGYMVFTRGLTSTLLRAFPVNAATFATVTLVLMYARGVEEGPKDCEPAQPSHHAQIQQQAQPSSL, from the exons GTGCTGCTGGCGTCTTGGTTGGACACCCATTTGACACTGTGAAG GTGAGACTCCAGGTCCAGAGGGTTGATAAGCCTCTGTACCGTGGGACTTATCACTGTTTCCAGTCCATCATACGGCAGGAGTCG GTATTTGGTTTGTATAAAGGCATTGGATCCCCCATGATGGGCCTTACATTTATCAATGCCATAGTGTTCGGGGTTCAGGGAAACACCATGCGGCTCCTGGCACATGACACCCCCATGAACCAGTTCCTTGCTGGTGCAGCAGCAGGTGCCATCCAGTGTGTCATCTGCTGCCCCATGGAGCTGGCTAAAACCCGCATGCAAATGCAGGGTACTGGAGAGAAGAAGTCCTCTAGAAAGCTGTACAAGAACTCCTTGGACTGTTTGGCACGCATATACAATCGGGAGGGTCTACGGGGCATAAACAGAGGCATGGTGACCACGCTTATCCGTGAGACACCTGGCTTCGGAGTGTATTTCCTGGCCTATGACGTGCTGACGCGCAGCCTTGGCTGTGAGCCAGACGACCGCTACATGATCCCCAAACTGCTGTTTGCCGGGGGCATGGCTGGCATAGCCTCCTGGCTCTCCACCTATCCTGTGGATGTGATCAAATCGCGGCTGCAGGCCGACGGGGTGGGCGGAGTTAACCAGTACAGCGGCATCGCTGACTGTGTACGACAGAGTGTCAGGAGAGAGGGCTACATGGTGTTCACGCGAGGCCTCACCTCCACGCTGCTACGAGCTTTCCCTGTGAACGCAGCTACCTTTGCTACCGTCACCCTGGTCCTCATGTACGCTCGGGGGGTGGAGGAAGGACCTAAAGACTGTGAGCCCGCTCAGCCAAGCCACCATGCACAGATACAGCAGCAGGCCCAACCCTCCAGCCTGTGA
- the slc25a29 gene encoding mitochondrial basic amino acids transporter isoform X2, with protein MDFVAGCIGGAAGVLVGHPFDTVKVRLQVQRVDKPLYRGTYHCFQSIIRQESVFGLYKGIGSPMMGLTFINAIVFGVQGNTMRLLAHDTPMNQFLAGAAAGAIQCVICCPMELAKTRMQMQGTGEKKSSRKLYKNSLDCLARIYNREGLRGINRGMVTTLIRETPGFGVYFLAYDVLTRSLGCEPDDRYMIPKLLFAGGMAGIASWLSTYPVDVIKSRLQADGVGGVNQYSGIADCVRQSVRREGYMVFTRGLTSTLLRAFPVNAATFATVTLVLMYARGVEEGPKDCEPAQPSHHAQIQQQAQPSSL; from the exons GTGCTGCTGGCGTCTTGGTTGGACACCCATTTGACACTGTGAAG GTGAGACTCCAGGTCCAGAGGGTTGATAAGCCTCTGTACCGTGGGACTTATCACTGTTTCCAGTCCATCATACGGCAGGAGTCG GTATTTGGTTTGTATAAAGGCATTGGATCCCCCATGATGGGCCTTACATTTATCAATGCCATAGTGTTCGGGGTTCAGGGAAACACCATGCGGCTCCTGGCACATGACACCCCCATGAACCAGTTCCTTGCTGGTGCAGCAGCAGGTGCCATCCAGTGTGTCATCTGCTGCCCCATGGAGCTGGCTAAAACCCGCATGCAAATGCAGGGTACTGGAGAGAAGAAGTCCTCTAGAAAGCTGTACAAGAACTCCTTGGACTGTTTGGCACGCATATACAATCGGGAGGGTCTACGGGGCATAAACAGAGGCATGGTGACCACGCTTATCCGTGAGACACCTGGCTTCGGAGTGTATTTCCTGGCCTATGACGTGCTGACGCGCAGCCTTGGCTGTGAGCCAGACGACCGCTACATGATCCCCAAACTGCTGTTTGCCGGGGGCATGGCTGGCATAGCCTCCTGGCTCTCCACCTATCCTGTGGATGTGATCAAATCGCGGCTGCAGGCCGACGGGGTGGGCGGAGTTAACCAGTACAGCGGCATCGCTGACTGTGTACGACAGAGTGTCAGGAGAGAGGGCTACATGGTGTTCACGCGAGGCCTCACCTCCACGCTGCTACGAGCTTTCCCTGTGAACGCAGCTACCTTTGCTACCGTCACCCTGGTCCTCATGTACGCTCGGGGGGTGGAGGAAGGACCTAAAGACTGTGAGCCCGCTCAGCCAAGCCACCATGCACAGATACAGCAGCAGGCCCAACCCTCCAGCCTGTGA
- the LOC123977984 gene encoding uncharacterized protein LOC123977984, producing MAGIVHIVVRLLLLFSYVTGVNGKDGLIVAEQGYNIIFPCEEDLVCFHIWQLNTSKTSDYIAIVRNGQIQTAKSEDRDSKCTQQIKALTVEDVGRHHCQQKPDVISPHNTTSTPPELNLMPGKTVSLQCILLTYVKQGHCDTQLPQVSLTWVDESGTEIQEDSQHHIKYKSSCDITLTVNLQSPKNKKFRCQATVDEQVQTSVEMHVRDPALKGKGRGLIIELEPEKQAGNQSMISAVVGVVGCVVLTALVAVFLVNRRRTSNQLPDESCDMTNTNNVMNEDDVIYADIILPVLPGSDSMRVHECESTEYACVRYN from the exons ATGGCTGGAATCGTCCACATCGTggtgaggctgctgctgctgttttcttaTGTTACAG GAGTAAATGGAAAAGATGGTCTGATAGTTGCTGAACAgggttataatattatatttccaTGCGAAGAAGATTTAGTCTGCTTTCATATATGGCAGCTCAACACAAGCAAAACAAGTGATTACATTGCCATAGTCAGAAATGGACAGATCCAGACAGCTAAGTCAGAGGACAGGGATTCAAAATGCACTCAGCAAATCAAAGCTCTCACAGTGGAGGATGTTGGACGACATCACTGCCAACAGAAGCCAGATGTCATCTCTCCTCACAATA CTACCTCAACTCCCCCAGAGTTAAACCTCATGCCTGGAAAAACTGTGTCACTGCAGTGTATTCTCCTCACCTACGTAAAGCAGggacactgtgacacacagctaCCACAGGTCAGCCTGACGTGGGTGGATGAATCTGGCACTGAGATACAAGAGGACTCACAGCATCATATAAAATACAAGTCTTCCTGTGATATAACTCTGACTGTCAACCTTCAAAGTCCTAAAAACAAGAAGTTTAGGTGCCAGGCGACTGTGGATGAACAAGTCCAGACTTCAGTGGAGATGCATGTCAGAGACCCAG CTCTTAAAGGGAAGGGAAGAGGACTCATCATAGAACTAGAACCTGAAAAGCAAG CGGGAAACCAGAGCATGATCAGCGCTGTTGTGGGAGTGGTGGGATGTGTGGTTTTGACAGCGCTGGTTGCAGTGTTTCTTGTgaacagaagaagaacaa GCAATCAGCTGCCTGATGAGTCTTGTGACATGACCAATACCAACAAT GTTATGAATGAAGATGATGTGATCTACGCTGACATTATTCTACCCGTTCTACCCGGCTCTGACAGCATGCGGGTCCATGAGTGCGAGTCCACTGAATACGCCTGTGTCCGATACAACTAG